CTCATTGGTGGACGCGGCATTGCAGCAATTGAAGTAGGTGAACCCTGGTGCGCATTGTCATCGAAGCAGTTTGCAAGGAATATACAGGGCGGCAGGAACAATCCCTGCTGGCCCTTAATGATATCAGTCTGACTGTGGAACAGGAAGAATTTGTCGTATTGGTGGGCCCCAGCGGCTGCGGTAAATCCACCCTGCTGAATCTGGTGGCCGGGCTGCTGGCGCCCACATCCGGCGTCATTGCCGTGGAAGGACTGACCGAAGACCGGGACCCGGCTGTCGGTATGGTGTTTCAGGAAGTGGGCCTATTTCCCTGGCGAACCGTTGCCGCCAACATTGCCTTTGGCCTGGAGGAAATGGGCATTGGGCGGCAGGAACGGAAAACGCGGCTGGCCCATTATATTTCTCTGGTGGGTCTGACAGGGTTTGAACAGGCTTATCCCCATCAACTGTCAGGCGGCATGCGCCAGAGGGTGGGAATCGCCCGGGCTTTGGCCATTCAACCGGATATTTTGCTGATGGATGAGCCTTTTTCCGCTTTGGATGCCCAGACCCGCACCCTCATGCAGGAAGAGCTCCTGCACATTTGGGATAAAACCCGTCTGTCCACTCTGTATGTTACCCACAATATCCAGGAAGCCGTCTATCTGGCTGACCGGATTGTGGTACTATCCCGCCGCCCCGGCCGCATCAGCAGCATTATTGCCGTGGATATCCCAAAGTTTTCCCGGGACCAGGAACAGTACCGGTATTGTTTCAATACCTATGTGGATGAAATTTGGCGTCTGATTCGCAAGGATGCGGAAGAAGCTCTGCGGGAAGGGGAAAGCTGATGGAAAAAGAAACCTTTCGCCGGGAAGTCAAATACCGTCTGGCGTTTCTCGAAAGAG
Above is a genomic segment from Acetonema longum DSM 6540 containing:
- a CDS encoding ABC transporter ATP-binding protein codes for the protein MRIVIEAVCKEYTGRQEQSLLALNDISLTVEQEEFVVLVGPSGCGKSTLLNLVAGLLAPTSGVIAVEGLTEDRDPAVGMVFQEVGLFPWRTVAANIAFGLEEMGIGRQERKTRLAHYISLVGLTGFEQAYPHQLSGGMRQRVGIARALAIQPDILLMDEPFSALDAQTRTLMQEELLHIWDKTRLSTLYVTHNIQEAVYLADRIVVLSRRPGRISSIIAVDIPKFSRDQEQYRYCFNTYVDEIWRLIRKDAEEALREGES